In Capsicum annuum cultivar UCD-10X-F1 chromosome 8, UCD10Xv1.1, whole genome shotgun sequence, the genomic window CTCTTTGGCATTTATTCATCTTTGTTGAGTAAACATGGTAAATCTCTTTGGCGTTTATTCACCTTTGTTACTTATGTTACCAGGTCATTGCTGGTTTGTGGATCCTCTCAATTGTTGGTAGCTGGTGCGACTTCTTGACACTGTTCTACATATGTAAGTCCAGAAGTTTCGTAGATGTATCTATTTTATTGCCTATTTCACTGGTCCTCTTTTTGATGATCCTCCTTCCATTTTGCCAGCATTTGTGCTCCTCCACACAGTCCCTGTTCTCTATGAGAAATATGAAGATAAAGTAGATCCACTAGCCGAGAAAGCAATGCATGAGATCAAGAAGCAATATGCTGTGTTTGATGCAAAGGTTTTAAGTAAAATTCCAAGAGGACCATTAAAGGATAAGAAGAGAGAATAGACGTGGTGGAGCAGCATTGTTTATGCTAGAGAGACTTGGATAGCTGCTACCTTTTCAGAATGTACTTCTCTTGTATTTACAATGGGGCTGAGTGTAATAGTTACTTATGTTTGGGGCTCTATTAACAGGGGATAAATCTAGAGACGATCATTTGGGAGGATTTAGTCTGTTAGGTCTGTACGAGTGTGTATTTTGTGCTGTACTTCCGTAACATGTTGGTACGAGTTCTGCCGAATTTACGTTGTGTTCTCGTGCACCTGTTCGTTACATTGTGTTCTCGTGCACCTGCTCTTATCTCTCACTTTTGTCAATGTTGGATGGTCCAGCTTATTGATCCACAGCCGATTTACTTTGTGTTCTCGTGCACCTGCTCGTATCTCTCACTTTTGTCAATGTTGGAAGGTCCAGCTTATTGATCCATTGCCGATTTACATTGTGTTCTCGTGCACCTGCTCGTATCTCACTTTTGTCAATGTTGGATGGTCCAGCTTATTGATCCATAGCCGCCTAAAACAACTTTGATCAGGTTATTGTTCAGTTGGTTGAATCCAGTATGTGATTCCCTTACCGGATTTGGGCTGGTCTGCTTGGAAATGATTGTTACTAGTTTGTTTAACATTAAGACGGAGATAAAGatagtatatattatatttcatgaaAGTAAGAGTCAGAACCGCAAAAGCTACAttgatctttctttttcttttggtgtGTGGGTAGCTTCACCCATAGGATAAAGAATGATGCTATAAACAGATGCCTATAGGATAAGGTTTTCATTTTCCAAAAAGAATTGATTGAACAAAAGAATTGCAACACAACATTACAAAAAGAAGCAAAAATTATGTACCTCCTATTAGTTACAATAATGCGTCAGTATCTAGGTAGTCTTGAAATCTCATAATTGGTTTCCAATGGCGTAAGAGGTACCGTTGAGAACTCGGTATCAGATTGCTCAGTAGGCAGGATAACTTGCCGTGAATTGGGTGCCAAAGGGGGGAGGTTATGCTTAGGAGAAAATTGTGGTCTCGAGGGAACAAAGGAACCACCAGCATTATTTGACCTATGTTCTGCTGGAGTTGCATCTGCACCTTTGATTTCATCTTCTGTATTTTGATTGTCAGCTTCAGCAGcctcatttttctctctttcgtTCTCCTTGAGAAGAAAATCAACCCAGAGATCTGCAAACGATGACTGCATGACAGTCCAGAAGCAAAGCAACAAAAGTCAAATTTACGGACCTACATGCTAGTTGTTGCTTATTAGACTAGGGAAACATGTTCAAAGAAATTGAAAGCTCAtttgatgatatatttgaatTCTATATGCCACCAATCAATATGTACAACCTTCCCCTTTCTCCAGCAAACAGTAAAATAGTCAAGACAGATGCACAAACATTTGAAcacaatgaaaaataaatcaaaatgaggTCTGGTAGCATTGAGTTGAAAAGAAAGCTTATAAGATGCATCAATTAACTTGAGCTGGACTACAGGGGAAAACAAAGAATGCACACTAACAGTACATCAAAAGTAGACATAGAGTCTTCCACAACAGCAAGTGGTCAGACTTGACATGTTCATTTTACAGTTCCATAATATATGTGGGTCGAACTTTACTAATTCAAATGGATAAGTAAAACAGATGGCAGAAATGCCATTTTCTGGAAGTTGATAAATTGGAAGAATGAGTATCTGGGGCTAAAGAAAAGTAGTAGGCCAATGCCATTTCAATTAGATGGCTTTTTTACATGACAATCTCCACTTGACAGGGCACAGTCAAAGTAAAGGTAAGTAATAATGATCAGAGAATAGGAATTTACATGAAATTTACCTGATCTGATGTTGTACTAGAAGGTGCTGAATTTCCACCCAAGATGCCACCAACTAGTCGGCCAGGGAGACCCAAGACACCCCGGACCACACCTTTACCAGATCCTTGCTGAGCCATGCCTATCCTTTGCTTGTCTTCATCAGAGAATCCTAGCATACGAACCATAAGATCCAAAACCTAAAAAAAGATGAAGTGACATAAATATAAGAATCAAACAGAAACTTTTTGTCCTATTTATCCAATAATTCTCCCACTAGGTCTCTGAAAGATATACCTACAGCTTGTCgaagacatgaccctagataggcgGAAATGGAGGTCgaggattaggatagaaggttagtaggtagaaGAGCATTCTCTAGTTTCCTTATCAACATCGTTATCATTACTCTCCTACTATCTTCTTCAATTTCACTATTACCTATTGTTTTCATTGCTTTGGTTACcgtattatttgttgttgctacTGTTCGCTTTTCCATTTGTCTTTGGCATATGTTCTTCACTACTATATTTCCTTTCGATACTTGAGTTTGAATGCTTCACTTGAGCCAAGGGACAGGCTCTCTAACTTCGAAAGTTAGGGGTAAAGCTGCATACACCCCACCCTTCCCAGATCCCGCTTCTGACTATATAAATGTACTCGCACCAACCTAGtgctagatatatatatttttttcttatcagcATTCCACATATGCATTACTTTACctgttcaaaaaaagaaaaagaaaaacaaagggggtggggtggtggtggtggtggtggtggtggtggtggtggatcTTTAGGATGAAAATGAAATAACTAGCATGAGAGTAAATGCAATATTCATCCAAGCCCTCCCCTGCCTCGTACTAGTAGAGTAATTATACGTACCTCTTTGCTATGATTCCTTTGGAAGTAAGTCACCAGTAATTTGATCACAATCCGCCTGTATATCACATGATTTTGTTTTAAAAGATCTCAAATCATTGTAAGGTAGTTACAGCAACTGTAATTTAATACTAGCTGAGTACGGGAGAGATGATAACGTAGGATAAGGACCTAAAAATGGACCGAGAGAGGATGTTTCTTTGACTATGGAAAGAAACAGTCTGATGTAGCATCTCAGGTTCAACCATAATGCTCATGGGCAAAATGCCAAAAAATTAATACGTAACCTAGAATCTAAATATTGAGTCAACACATGACAAATCATTGCGACTTCATAAAACTGCAGCAGCACTTTCATAAATTACTAAGTATAGCAGATAATAGATGCATATAGCAGCGCTTCTTCCATCAATTGCCTTGTAGATCTTATTTCTGTATGACTTTACTAACTTAGTTTTTGCAGCAAAAATTAAAGGTTTAATGACTACAGGTTTCCACATACCAAACTATATAGAAGTGGCAAATCTTTTATTACAATATTCTCAAAGTAAAGGGATGATCTTCGTAGATAAGGTGATAATTAAAACAGGTGTAATACATGGTTATCAAGCCTGCTATATACCAGTtagagtattattttattttcatctccATCTTTACTGTAGCAGCAAAATATTAGAACAGGCAAAATGAAATTGACAAAGATCTCACACGTGTTTCAGctttatagattttgatgttagaATCATGAGACCAATGTTAGACGAGATAAAAGATCCAATCTTCCATGGTTTGACAAAGCCTCACCTGTCGACATAATTATCAGAATCCAATGACATCCTATTCAGCCTGGTCATGCTCTGTTCAAGAGCTCGCCGTAGCTTTTCGTTGTCTTGCTCAAGCTTACTCATACGGCCACTCCCTTCAGAAAGTCTTCTTTCCATGTCTGAAAGTTTCACCAACACCTCTTCCTTCTCCTTCTTTAATATTTCTGACTCATTGTAAGCATCCTAATGGAAGCGTAAATTACATttggaagagaaaaatagaaactATGAGCCAGAAGATTGGATAAAGTTGTGACCATATGCTTTTAAATTGGCTCTAATGATGCATAAATTACCAAAGCTTCTATGCATTTCTGCTGGACTTGGTATCCCTATGAACTAGAAGTTGTGAAATATATAAGCTAAAAGATATCCGTtttaagttttaattcatgtttatgaGATGTTTGATAAAGCACATCTTCAGTTCAAATGCTGTCCTCAGGGCTGTCACATCATAGGAAGTTATGAAAGCATAACGATTACACAATTTTACTACTAGATCAATTCATGTAAGCTGGTAGGAGGTGATACTCTGATATTTGTTGCCACACCTAAGAATTTCGACAAAATTAGTGGCCACAAGTGTGCACTTATCCTGGACCGCATTACCAATATCCAGACACCTGCTAATTGCCTTAGTTGACAAGTTTTTACTACTACTTTCTCAATATCCGACTGTTTTGTgttccaaaataagaaagtgctCGCCTCATCTTTGGAGAGGTTACCTCGGAAACTTGCTATgagaataataacaaaaaaattctAGGATAACAGTCGCAATTGAAGTTAAGTCTCCAACTGATCTGCCTACTATTTCTCACCATTTTATGTGCCAGTGGAAATAGTTGGGAACCATGTAATCAAATCGGAGAAGAACACTAGGCAATGTCTTCTCATTTGTCCAAGCCATGGTGAACAGTACCCGGTATTTGTGCTGGTGGAAGATAGTATGTACTCTGTGGAATTAACTGAGGTGACAAGCCGGCTTAGCCGCCATGGTCATCGGAAAAATAGGATCTAATTTTCACCAGCGAATTTGCTTTAGGTTGATTCTTATTGTTGTGACAGCTTTTGAAGATGTCTTTCCCTCTCTTTTCAGCATTCACATACAAAAGCATAGCATTGTGGCAGATGTTCTCACTTGAAAACATACTGGTAGTGTTTATGTGTTGATTTCAAACAACCTGTTTGAAGATTGGGGAATGGAGCAGGTGAATGAGTTCTTTCACGAAGTTGCAGAATGTCACTATTCAGCAAGTATTGACGATAAAATCTTCTGGAGTAAAGAAAGAGGAGGCGCCTCTTCGTCAAATCTTATTACAGTATTAAAGTGGCTTCTTCTATTGATAATAAATTGCAGAAGAGGACAAACTTCTTTATCACTAAATGCTTCAACGTGTGAATAAATCATCTACTACAGCACTGGAAGATTGCTTTGGATCTATCTTCTTGGGGGTCTATAGGATTATTCCAGCTTATATTATTTATCAGCCATATTTGAAGATCCAGCACATAATAAAAACCAGAGGAAATCTGGTTCTTTTTGGATCTGGACAATATGGACGGAAAACGAAGGGGTTGAGAATCCTaactttttaatcaattttttggtCAACCCCCAAGTGTATCGAAACTTGGCTTGATGTAGTGCATGCCTTTAGTCTCACCTAGTTTGTGCTTCCCTTTTCTATGGCAGCCCTGGTGCATTATTGTATCTCAGaactattattaatatttaatgcataaacatatatttgCTAAAGAAAATCTTAAAGAACTAGGAAAAGCTATCTTGAGATTTTCtagttttcaaaataaaataccatattCTATCATGTTAAGTCATTGTATATGATCACTAGATGAAGTTCTGATTTAACTTATATATGCAATAACATTTTTTCTGTAAGACTTGGTTTAGAAAGATCTAAATAACCAATCTTTCCATTCAAATAGATGTACAGACATAATAATTACTCTTTCTAGGAACACATTGAGACTGGGATAATACCTTCAGACGCGCTGAAAGTTTATGTGATTCCTCCTTTGCCATCGCCAATTCTTCTCCAAGCCGTTCCTGGATATATCAAATTATAGAAGCAAAAATAACACATAAGTTAGAAAGAGAAATTGGTTTGAGAATTATGTGTTTGTTTTGCAGCATAATAGAAAGATACTACTATACCCAAGCCCCAGGGAATTGGTAAAGTTAGTTCACCTTGGCTTCAATCTCGGCGTAGTATTGGCCAAGAGCAGTTTGTAGGTTAAGGACTTCGACATTTTGGGCTTCCATTGTGTTCAAACAGTtggctaattttttatttagctCTTCGATCGCATCCTTCGACTTCCTTAATTCATTATCATTAAGGGTTCTGACATCTTCTTGACCTGCAATTGCTTGCTTGAGAGCTTTCTCCAACTGCAATAGCTGAGCTCGTTGATACTCATTAGTTTGACGTAGTTCTTCAATAATCTTGCTGTCCTCATCCATCTTTTCTGATTCTTCCATTTCCTGCAAGCACAGAAGCATGAATGACTATCTTGTATTTTAGCCACTGAAAGCTTCTACCGGTTTCACCCACATATATTCTTGGAAAGAGAATATAGCATGAGAGACTAAAGCATCCACAAATGCAGATTATCAATAGAAGGTTAAATTGATTATAACATGAGATATTAAGAATACTAATGAGACATTTGATGATTTAGTTATTTTCCAGTTGATAGAAGGCCATTCCTCAACATGGAGAAGAAAGCATGTACACTATGATGAAGTCTAACATGGAGGTCATTACAACAGATGAGGACAAAATTTATCAAGGAAAAAAGTAAGTCCATCAAGGGCAGAAGAGCCTCCATCAAGGGCAGAAGAGCCAAACAGTAATACGGATGAAAGTACATACTCCATCTACATTAACATGCAATAACATCACGAAATAATAGATGTAAATATGATCAGAATAAAAAAATCATCTGACACCAACGATAAGGAAGCTAACTCtgcaaagaaattcaaaaaacCTTCTCAAGTAAATGCTGTTTGAGACGTTTTAGTTCTTGCTGTGCTTTGTCCCTTCCCCGGCGTGCTTCCTTCAATTCGTTCTCCAAATTTTGCAAAGACCTCTTCATTTCTTCCTTTTCAGGAAATACCTCCATCGGATGCACCTTCTAAAACAAAATAGTAGATTagacaatacaaaaataaagtagaCAGTAAGGTATTGAAGAAAATTTATTGAAAGTCCAAAAGGTTATGAAACCAACCCACCTCACTTATGCTATTTATGTTACTTCTATCGGCTGAAGAAACACCAGTTGCTTTCAACGAAGCTTCTAACTTATCTTTCTCGTTCTGCAAGAGAGAATGTTGAGGAATGTCTAAAGTCAAGATTTGCCAGTTTTACATTGATAAACAAGAAACTACAAAAAAACACTTGAAATTTCTCAGTGTGCAAAAGGAGGAGACTCACAAATGGAACCAAAATTTGTAAATGCCACAATACTAACCTTAAGATTACTATTTTCTTTTTGCAGTGTTTCTAGCACTCTTCTCAGACCATTTCTTGCATCGTTTGATTCTTCCTTATCTCTTTCATGAAGCTCCATTTGCAACTGTTTTAATTCAGATACTTTATGAGACAGCTCAGTATGGATTTTTGTCATCTCCACAGCCATCTGAGATGCAATTTACAGAGAAAAGGAACTTATATCAACATTTCAGCAGAAGCTGGATTCATTAAGGCATGCAGAAAAGACAAGTCAAAAACCAGCACAACTTAGCAAAGAGTGGAACAATGTTAAGCAAAGCAATAAAATTGGGGTACACACACACTGCCATGTTGTCATGCATGAAGATATATTGTGAACAACCAAAACGTTTGTTATGCAGTAAGTGAAGATACAAAGATGACAAAAGATATTGGTATACTCTAGTAGACGCCAAAGTACATATTCAGCCTCCAGTTACATAAGTTTCTCTCAGAGAATATCCTCCAGTCATATAACTTGAACACAGTACATTGTCGAGGTGATTAATTCTAATTTGACTTTGATAGATAAATTACAAGCTGGAGATGTAGGATAATCTCAAAATGGCAGGTTGTATTACCAAATACAGTGACTGCTGTAAGTAACTCAAAGGCCAGGCTAACCAAGATACTAGTGAAGACACCTGATGTGATCCAACAAGATCATATCAAATGgaatgaaaaaaggaaaagtaaaatatagaacttaataaaaagGGGAACTTCACAAGTTGAAGACTTGAATATATCATTCTATCAAATAATAACCATAGAATGTAAGAAGGCACGTATGCATCAATACATAAAAAGCAAAAGTTTAGCACTCACTTTATCCCTGTCCGCTTTTAAAGAGTTCAGCTCTTGTTGCAATGTCGAGCTCAACCTCTGCTCCTCTAAGAATGAAAGTGGTTTCAGACTGCATTATCAATTGAACCACTTGAAATTATAACATCGATATTCTCAAGAAGTTAAATACCTTGTAACCTAATTTGCATATTTGCCAGCTCGGTCCGTTCTTTATCAAGTTCCATTTCAAATTGCTTTATCTGCAGCTCGTGAGATGCATGCATGGCTGACAGagatttatttttctcttccagCAAGTCTGCAAGCTCCTAGAAGCATTAACAAATTTCTGTGAAGTTAATTAATCAAAGATAGAATCTAGTAACGAGGGACCAAAAAGGGAACTAGGGGGACAAAGGTGGGGTCAAAGTGTCATTACTCATTATATTATCAAAACCTCGTTTATATAGCACTAGTGCCTAAAGTAAGGACAAGCAAAGGATATTGAATCTTGTAAATTGCTCTCTTTATCCCCAACCAAATAACCTAGAGTAATTTTCTAAGCTTATAAGATGTGAATTAGCAATTTGCTAAGCTTATAAGGAATGTAATCTCCTTTAAGAATCTCTACAGTATGAGGCACGTTTTGTCCCATAACAATAGCATAATGCCACTGTTGTACAAAGCAATGAGTTCTTACTATTATAACAGCGGACATTATTCTATTTTAATAGTTTCTATACAGTGGACGATTTTTTAATAACTGAGAAATCACTGACAGCTAGTGGCACACGGTTCAAACCTTGGTGGATAATGGACCCAACCCTTcattcttctccaattatcaACTTTTTTGTTTGCAGTAGGGTTCAAAATGGAGACGTCCACCTAACCAACACATCGCAGGTTGCACTCTTACCACTAGAGCAAAGCCCTGGGTCGACAATGGACATAACTCTGAACGCCCACATGAAAGGGTGACCCAAACAGTAGCTCATAGTAAGGAAGAAGAGACAAATCTAGGCTATTTACCTTTTCATTGCCAAAAGTGGCTCCATTGCTTAGGACATCCTGCTTTGGAGAAAACTCATTGTTTGTTCGGCTTCCAAAGGAACGGTTAGCTATAGCTTTGCTTTGGCGGTTTGGAGATTGATCATTGCTCCCCTAAACAAAACCAGCTAACATCAGCCACTACCCTAATACAGTGAGTTGATATCTGTGAACTTGAACAGAAATTCAGAGCAGAATAGTTCTGTCATGCAACAGTACGACATAAAAGGAGAAGAGGGGGAAAGGAGACAACTAAATATATCACAGATTAGCACGGTTCTCCATAAACTAATACGAAAATAGATAGTAGAaattatatatgtacatataggGCAAAAGATTTGAAATTCCTTTATAATAATTTGTAACTATTGTCTAGCCCTTCATGGTAGGGGTAAGGCTCCGTATACACCACCCTCCCCAGACCGCAATGGAGgaattacactgggtatgttgttgagcTGTCTAGACATTTAATAGTTTTTTTAATCAAGTAGCCCCTTCAACTATAATTTTGGTAATATAAGGTGAAACAAGTAGCTCCTCCATCCATAACTAGATAACAAGTAAGAACCCATTGATCCCTGATATAAACTCAGGTTATGGGAACTCCTTGAATTTTCCTACTACTGTTCTCGGACTAGTTATTGCTACTTCTCTATATTCTTTATGCCTTTCTTTTAATAAGGATCATTcatgtcatttatatttttaatatagattGCTATTCTTCTGTGATACCCATGGCCCACAAGATAACCTTTTGCTCTACCATTACCATATGCTTTCTCTAGGTCAACGAACATCATCTGAAAATCTTGGTACAGACTACATGTGTTAAAAACTAATCCACCATCCTCATAATTGATACTAAGCACCATTCTCAAATTGGTGCATTTTACTTTTATAGAAACCTTAGTAGGTAAACATCAGGTGAGCTTTTTAATAAAGAGGATATTCTTGGCCCGGGAAGAGGAGACAATTAACACTAGGGATATAGAGGACAATTATCTCAGGCCATTCAATATTGCTTTCTCCAGAATAAACAATAACATAGAGAATGTTTTCAACAATTAGctataaataaaaaatcactTAAGAACAATCATCTGTATGGACATCCCGAAAATCATTAAACACTAAGCAGCAGAAatgattaattaaaaaagaaaagcttTATTTACGAAATGCCAATTTAGAAGAAAAGAATTATTCCCGGAGTAACTACCTTATGCATGTTTTTCGATGCACTCAGGGGAGAACTTGATTGTACACTTTGCTTCAATGAACTATTTTCTTCATTTAACCTTGAAACTTGATCCTGCAGAAGTAACTTTCTAAGTTGCAAAAGTATAATGACAATTGTGCAGCAAAAGTCATGGAGCAAGTGTCGCCAGACAATTGAAAATCATGATTTTGCACACATCATGTAACacacttctttttgtttttgggagaaaatatcaaGTAGAAATATTACAAAGTTCCAATCACATGTTTTATGGAAtataaaagatgatttttttaacaaaattatcCCAATGTTCTCTCCAACTTCAACTACATCTTTGTAATATTCAATTAATTAGAAAACATccatatatttttcaaaactgaCCAAAAACATCCCTCATTAAATTTTGCCTCCACTTCAAATAGAGCCTATTGCTTGTCACATAACTTCCTGTGTCTTTCTCTTTTCCAGACAAGCTCTTCGTTCTGTCTTCAAATGGACACCAGAAATAGTCATCTCAAAGTCTTTCTCCAATGAGTGGAATAGGAAGGTCAAGAAATGGCAACAGGGGAGATAGTTAAACTCAAGAGGAACTCACCAAACTGGGCTAAGAAAATTGAACTACATATTGAGAATATAGAGCTAAGATTTTCCCTACACATGAATTGCTGGCTCAATCCTTCAATTATAAACTCAGAAAGAAGAACAATGGGATTATGAACTCAGAAAGAAGAACAGTGGGATTCTTTAAttctagaagaaaaaaaaagaacagtgGGTTTCACTACTTCCAAGTGGGTAGATATAGTGCTGGTCATGTCATGCTATCATGGGTTGCTTAAATCACTAAATTAGAATTGAGAGACAATCACAGGGGATTAGGCTGGTCTTGCTGAAGGCAGCAATGAAATGTCCATCACGTATCACTTCATGCAGATCACGCAAGGACTCCATCCATCATCAATGCAACTCTAGAAGAAACTTGGTGTCTAGGTTCCCAAATTGGTAAcacctcctcctcctcctcttttttttttttcttttttgtgtgtgtgtgtgttttgggTTTTAGGGTGGGGGGGTTGGGGGGGATACACTTGTGGAGGGCTATTTTTCTTTCGATCGAAATGCCTGTCGAATGTATTTGGATTTTGACATGAAACGAGAGTTACTAATCTTCCTAGAATTTGCAGCTAACACTCAAGCGCACCAGTTATGCTAACCTTCCTCGCAAATGTTCAGGAAAAGATCCAATGCCTCAAAAGAAAAAGGGTCTGCCTTCAATGGATCCTTCATTCTTCTTCCAAATCATCTTTTTCTGCGGTGAGATCTTTCACATCTCACTCTCCAGAGAATACAATTGTAAGTTATTCTTTCTATCATGTGCTTTTTCTTTTTGCTATCTTCCTCGTTTCACTAATCAGTGAAAACCTCTATTTTCCCAATAATTTTTACATAGTGTAGCAAAAATTTTCAATAAGGTTTAAGCTATATCATAAACTTGCTTGCGATTCTATGTATTTGCAAAGAGAGACTTTTTCTCTAGGTTCAGCCAAGGAGTAATTAGCAGTTTTAGCAAGAAGTCAGATTTTTATTCAAGAAGGAAGGCAGAGATGAAAAGAAGGCTTGTGGGAAGAAGGGATAGAGAAAAAGATTAGCAAGTGAAAACAACAAGCTCTGTTAGAAGTGGATAAAAAGCTTAACATAAGGACTGGTGAGTTCTGGAAAATTTTAAGgatgttcaattttattttttttggtgatttgaAAAGTTTAAGGATTCTGCACAACATGCAAAGCACCTTTCTCCGGTAAGAGTGCTTATTCCCACATCTCTAAAAACAGGGGAATCACAAACCCAAACACTAACTCTTTCAGTTGAATTTGGAATACTAAGGTTCCTAATAAAATCANNNNNNNNNNNNNNNNNNNNNNNNNNNNNNNNNNNNNNNNNNNNNNNNNNNNNNNNNNNNNNNNNNNNNNNNNNNNNNNNNNNNNNNNNNNNNNNNNNNNTCTCCTCCCTTTCTGCATATGGAGCATCTGGAAGACCAGAAATGATAATGTCTTCAATAACAAGAGAAACCAGTCTTCC contains:
- the LOC107839257 gene encoding golgin candidate 4 isoform X1 translates to MWSSIDNLKENLNRIALEIHNEDDEDDQHLSIYNSGDRTDSNNSVSDRRISRNFTRSKSPTFNSPIANGFDSPHNHEIEKYKAEIKRLKESEAEIKALSVNYAALLKEKEDQVSRLNEENSSLKQSVQSSSPLSASKNMHKGSNDQSPNRQSKAIANRSFGSRTNNEFSPKQDVLSNGATFGNEKELADLLEEKNKSLSAMHASHELQIKQFEMELDKERTELANMQIRLQEEQRLSSTLQQELNSLKADRDKMAVEMTKIHTELSHKVSELKQLQMELHERDKEESNDARNGLRRVLETLQKENSNLKNEKDKLEASLKATGVSSADRSNINSISEKVHPMEVFPEKEEMKRSLQNLENELKEARRGRDKAQQELKRLKQHLLEKEMEESEKMDEDSKIIEELRQTNEYQRAQLLQLEKALKQAIAGQEDVRTLNDNELRKSKDAIEELNKKLANCLNTMEAQNVEVLNLQTALGQYYAEIEAKERLGEELAMAKEESHKLSARLKDAYNESEILKKEKEEVLVKLSDMERRLSEGSGRMSKLEQDNEKLRRALEQSMTRLNRMSLDSDNYVDRRIVIKLLVTYFQRNHSKEVLDLMVRMLGFSDEDKQRIGMAQQGSGKGVVRGVLGLPGRLVGGILGGNSAPSSTTSDQSSFADLWVDFLLKENEREKNEAAEADNQNTEDEIKGADATPAEHRSNNAGGSFVPSRPQFSPKHNLPPLAPNSRQVILPTEQSDTEFSTVPLTPLETNYEISRLPRY
- the LOC107839257 gene encoding golgin candidate 4 isoform X2: MWSSIDNLKENLNRIALEIHNEDDEDDQHLSIYNSGDRTDSNNSVSDRRISRNFTRSKSPTFNSPIANGFDSPHNHEIEKYKAEIKRLKESEAEIKALSVNYAALLKEKEDQVSRLNEENSSLKQSVQSSSPLSASKNMHKGSNDQSPNRQSKAIANRSFGSRTNNEFSPKQDVLSNGATFGNEKELADLLEEKNKSLSAMHASHELQIKQFEMELDKERTELANMQIRLQEEQRLSSTLQQELNSLKADRDKMAVEMTKIHTELSHKVSELKQLQMELHERDKEESNDARNGLRRVLETLQKENSNLKNEKDKLEASLKATGVSSADRSNINSISEVHPMEVFPEKEEMKRSLQNLENELKEARRGRDKAQQELKRLKQHLLEKEMEESEKMDEDSKIIEELRQTNEYQRAQLLQLEKALKQAIAGQEDVRTLNDNELRKSKDAIEELNKKLANCLNTMEAQNVEVLNLQTALGQYYAEIEAKERLGEELAMAKEESHKLSARLKDAYNESEILKKEKEEVLVKLSDMERRLSEGSGRMSKLEQDNEKLRRALEQSMTRLNRMSLDSDNYVDRRIVIKLLVTYFQRNHSKEVLDLMVRMLGFSDEDKQRIGMAQQGSGKGVVRGVLGLPGRLVGGILGGNSAPSSTTSDQSSFADLWVDFLLKENEREKNEAAEADNQNTEDEIKGADATPAEHRSNNAGGSFVPSRPQFSPKHNLPPLAPNSRQVILPTEQSDTEFSTVPLTPLETNYEISRLPRY